In Methyloceanibacter stevinii, the genomic stretch CCTTTCAGTTTCACGGTGTGCTGAAGCACAACCTTCGCGCAACTCTTCAAGGCTTGCGCGACGTCCTCCTCGATACCAAGGCCGCATGCGGAGACGATTGCCGCGGCGTCATGTGCTCGGTCAATCCGCATCTGTCCTCGCTGCACGCTGAGGTCTATGCGCTCGCGAAGCGCGCGAGCGATCATGCGGTGCCGAAGACCGGCGCGTACAAGGAGATCTGGTACGAGGAGGAGCGCGTGGCTGTCGCGGGACCAGAAGAGCCCCTCTACGGCCGCACCTACATGCCCCGCAAATTCAAGATCGGATTTGTGGTCCCGCCCATCAACGACATCGACGTCTACGCGCAGGACCTCGGCTTCATCGCCATCATCGAGCGGAAGAGGCTCATCGGATTCAACATCGCGATCGGCGGCGGCATGGGGCGCATCGACCGCAACCCGAACTCATACCCGCGCCTGGCGGACGTAATCGGATTCGTATCGGTAGACGATCTGCTGGCCACGATCGACGCCGTCATGGAAGTCCAGCGCGATTACGGAGATCGATCGGACCGCGCCCGCGCCCGGTTCAAATATACGATCGACGACAAGGGCCTTGAATGGGTCAAGGCCGAGATCGAAGTGCGGCTCGGATTCGAATTGGCGCCCGCGAAAGCGTTCGACTTCGCCTCGAACGGCGACACGCTCGGCTGGCAACAGGGCGAGGACGGCCTCCAGCATTTCACCCTATTCATCGACAATGGTCGGATACGGAATGGTCCCGAACGCCGGTTGCTCGATGGGATACAGGCTATCGCGCACATGAACGCGGGCGAGTTTCGCGTCACGCCCAACCAGAACCTCATGATCTCCAACCTCACCGAGCAGGAGCGAAGCCAAATCGAAGGCCTGCTCGGCGTCCACGGTCTGTCCGAACTCAATCGAGGAAGCGGCCTGAGGCTGAACGCGATAGCCTGTGTGGCGTTGCCCACTTGCGGCCTCGCCATGGCGGAGTCCGAGCGCTACCTGCCCAGCCTCATCACCAAGATCGAGGAGATGCTGAAACGCCATAGCCTCTACGACGAGCCGATCACAATGCGCATGACCGGATGCCCGAACGGATGCGCCCGGCCGTATATCTGCGACATCGGTCTCACGGGGCGTGCGCCCGGGAAATACAATCTCTATCTCGGCGGTGGCTTTCACGGTCAGAGGCTGAACCAGCTGGTCCTCGAGAATGTCGGTGAGGCGGCGATCCTCGACAAGCTCGGCGGTGTCCTCGCGGACTTCGCGCGCGACCGGAAGCGGGGCGAGCATCTCGGCGATTTTGTCCTCCGCGCCGGATACCTCGGCCCCACCCAAGACAACAGTCCGCAAGCGCGGTCCAAGAAAAAGTCTAAAGGAGCACGTTGATGTCTCTGCAACTCGGCCAGATTGCGCCGGACTTCGAGCAGGAAAGCACTGAAGGTCCGATCCACTTCCACGCGTGGTTGGGCAAGTCGTGGGGCCTGCTTTTCAGCCATCCCAAAAACTTCACGCCGGTCTGCACCACGGAGTTGGCCGAAGTCGCACGGCTGAAGCCGGAATGGGAGAAGCGCAACGTCAAGACGCTCGGGCTCTCAGTCGATCCGCTGGAGAGCCACGCCGAATGGGCGAAAGATATCGCCGAGACCCAGGGGCATGGCCTCAATTTTCCGTTGCTCGCGGACGCCGACAAGCGCGTGGCGACCCTCTACGACATGATCCATCCGGATTCTGATCCGACGGTCACGGTCAGAGCCGTCTTCCTGATCGATCCCACGAAGCGCATCCGTCTGATCCTGATCTATCCCCCGGCTGCGGGCCGAAACTTCGCTGAGATCGTGCGCGCTATCGACAGCGTGCAGACCGGCGACAGGGCCAAAGTCGCGACGCCCGTCAACTGGCAACCGGGCGAACCCGTCATCATCTCGCCGGCACTTACGAACCAGCAGGCCAAGGAACACTTCCCGCAAGGCTGGCGCGAACTAAAGCCCTATTTGCGCATGGTGGATTTGCCCGACTGACAATATGGACGGTGACACATGTCGAAGAGTCTGAATCCTGAAACGATTGCTGCCGGTAACGGAATCGCGTTGGACGAATCCTTTGGGGCAGTCACGCCCCCGATCTATCTGTCGAGCACGTTCGTGTTTCCGGGGTTTGCGCAGAGCGGCCCTACGACTACTCGCGTACCGCCAATCCTAGCCGCGCACTTCTTGCGGATACGATCGCGCGACGAGGGCGGCGCGGGAGCAGTCGTAACGTCGTCGGGCATGTCGGCCGTCGACTTGCTCCTGTCCACACTGGAGCCCGACACGCTCATCGTTGCCCCGCATGATTGCTACGGCGGAACCTATCGGCTTCTGGCCGCGCGGCGGGACCGGGGCCATTTCTCGGTCGTGTTTGTCGACCAAGGAGACGACGCCGCGTTGGAAGCGGCCTTCGAGCAGTATCCCGCGCTGGTCTTGATCGAAACGCCTAGCAATCCGCTGATGCGTGTCGTCGACATCGCGCAGATCGCAGAACGTGCCAAGTCGTTCGGAGCGAAGACCGCTGTCGACAACACATTCCTGTCGCCTGCGCTTCAGCGGCCCATCTCGCTCGGCGCGGACTTCGTGATTCATTCCACGACAAAATACCTCAACGGTCATTCCGATGTCGTGGGCGGCGCCATCGTTGCCGCGGATGCCGCGGATGTGGAGACATTCGCGACTTGGGCCAACATTACCGGCATCACGGGCGCACCTTTCGATTCCTATCTGACCCTTCGCGGATTGCGGACGCTTTTTCCACGGATGGAGCGGCAGCAGGAGAATGCGGAACGTATCGCGCGGTTCTTGGACGCCCATCCTCAAGTTGCAGCGGTGCACTATCCCGGTCTTCCGTCGCATCCGGGCCATGCCATTGCTGGCCGCCAACAAGCCGGGTTCGGCGCCATGCTGAGTTTCGAACTCGATGGTGGCGTGGGAGCCGTGCGCCGCTTCGTGGAATCTCTGAGCGTTTTCACATTGGCCGAATCTCTCGGTGGGATAGAGAGTCTCGTCGCCCATCCGGCGACCATGACGCATGTAGGGATGGGCGAAACTGCAAGGGCCGCGGCGGGAATCACTGACAGACTTCTCCGGCTTTCGATCGGTCTCGAAGCGGCAGATGATCTTCTTGCGGATCTGGAACAGGCGTTTGACGTGGCGCGGGAGAGGGTGGCGGCTCTCTAACACCGGCCCGGGAGGAGCAGCGTGGTACGGCCTCGGCAATTCCGCGCGCGATTTGAACTGACCTGGCGCCAGCGCCTCTCCAGTGCGGCGCGCGCAGTCACCACGTCTCTTGTCGTCGCGCTGGCCATCGTGCTGCTCTTTGCGGAACTGCAGCCCGAACTCGGCACGACGCTCAAGGCTCTTGCTGTTTGCGCGGCACTGTCACTCGTCGCCGGAAGGGTGCGGCTTCCGATCCTTGGTCGCCTTCTCGGGCTGTGGCAGCTCGCTCTGGACATCGACGGAGACTACCTCGTCGAGGTGCGCTCCAATGCGGTCCGGGCGCGGCGATCATCCGCCGACGCGGAAGCCCGCCTCTACAGTAAGATCGGAACAGCTCGAATCGACACACGCGTCTCGGGTGTGCGCATGCAGCTGATGTCGCGAAAGGGGCGCAAATGCTCCGAGGCGGTCGTCTGCGCACTTCGGCAGGACAAGACATCGAACCGGCCCGTCCTATTCTACGTGTTTGACAGCCTTGTTTTGGACACCACGGCTGTTTGCCGGAGACATCTCGGTACGGCATGCCTGACCATCCCACCAGGGCACCGGCCTGCGGTGCTCGAAGGCACCTATTGGACGGACCGGGATTGGGAAGAGGGGCGGAACACGGCAGGCCGAATCCGGTTTCATCGAGTGTCGGTCGGCACCGGATCCTCCAGGCCGCGCGTGCCCATTCTGAGCCACGGACGCTCACGGTCTCCGCAAGAGGGTGAATAGGCTTTGGCTTGGTGATATGGAGCAGGCCGATGTATGAGAGTGCGCCTCAGGTCGGGGTCAGGTAGAAGTGCGCGACATGGGCAATAAGGGTTCGCACGCCGGTGCGGCTAGACAGGACGCGGTGGCTAAGTGCCCATCGTCAGCGGAGTCACTCTTAGCGATCGCGCGGGACATTGCGCGCGACGGATTTTCATTTCGCACGACGAAGCAAATGCGCTCCGTCATGACGTCGCGAGGGCTGGGCGGATGGCCGGCGCGTGCCGCCAAATTCTGGCTGCGACGATCTCGCGTACGACCAGCGCAAAAAGGATCGCCAAAAACGAGAGATCTAGGACGGCAGCCTGCAGGTTGCCGACAATGGCCGATGTCGCCAGGGCGATCCGGCCCACCAACCATGCTGTAACCAAAACGACGAGCGGCGTACCTCTCACTGGCGTGCGCCCTGTCCAGTTCGGTATAGCAGTCAACACGAAGCCACCTAGGGCTGCGGCGGCAGCGCCGAACAACATCTCATGCGCATGCCAGCGGGTCGGCGCGAACGATGTCGTCAGTGTTGCGTCTCCGCGAAGGATCGAGAGCCAGATCGCAACGGCAATCGCTGCCCCGAGACCTGCACCGAAGAAAAGCGGCCTGAATCCCTGACTGAAAATTGTGTCAAACACTCCACGGTGTTGGGCACCGTTCATCACGGAGCTCTCGTCAAAGCACGAGTACGCATAAGCAGTAGACCGGCAGGGAACGCGTGATGCTTCGGAACCAGCTTACGGCGGGATCGGAGATACCGTTCGAGCGCCACAGCCCGATTGTGATCGACATCCCTTGCACCGAAGACCAGAGTCACCGGCCCGTTGAGGCATTCGGCCACAAGTTCTTTCACCGCTTCCGGATGCGCATCAAGTTCGCGATGATAGCGCGCACAGAATGCATCCCAGCGTGCGGCATCGTGGCCAAACCATTTTCTCAGCGCCGCGCTGGGGGCCAGTTCCTTCGCCCAGCGATGTAGGTGGAGTTGCTCCTTAGTGAGGCCGTGCGGCCAGACCCAGTCAACGAGGATCCGCTGTCCATCGCTGTCCGCCGGCGTTCGTAGGCCCGCTTGACCTTGATCGTGAAGGCCCGTGCTGCGCCCAATGCGCTCGCCTTTTGATCCATTGTTATCGGATACGCGGCAACGTTTGGAAGGTGTGGAACGGGGGCGGCGACGGCACGGTCCATTCCAAGGTCGTGGCACCGACGCCCCACGGATTGGCCGGTGCTCGGCGGCGTGCCCAGAACGTGTTTGCGACGCTCACGAAGAAGACGAGAAAGCCGGCGAAGGCCATGAAGGCGCCAATCGACGCCACGAAGTTCCATCCGGCGAACGTGTCCGGATAATCGGCGATGCGCCGGGGCATGCCGGCAAGGCCGAGGAAATGCATCGGGAAGAACGCGATGTTCGCGCCGAGGAACATCAGCCAGAAGTGTAGCTTCCCCAGGGCTTCGGAATACATGTACCCCGTCATCTTGGGACACCAGTAATACCAGCCGGCAAAGATCGCGAAGACAGCGCCGACCGACAAGACGTAGTGGAAATGCGCGACCACATAATAGGTGTCGTGAAGCGAACGATCGAGGCCCGCATTGGCCAACACGACGCCCGTCACACCCCCGATCGTAAACAAGAAGATGAAACCAAGGGCCCAGAGCAACGGCGTACGCAAGGTTATCGATCCACCCCACATGGTCGCGACCCAAGAGAAGATCTTGATGCCGGTGGGCACGGCGATGACCATCGAAGCAAAGGCGAAATAGGCTTGCGTGTCTGGGCCTAGACCGGATGTGAACATATGGTGCGCCCAGACGACAAATCCGACAGTCCCAATGGCGACCAACGCATAGACCATGCCGAGATAGCCGAAGATGGGTTTCCGTGAGAACGTCGAAACGACGTGGCTGACGATCCCGAAGCCACCGAGGATCATGATGTAGACCTCCGGGTGACCGAAGAACCAGAACAGGTGTTGGTACAGCAGAGGATCGCCGCCATGGGACGAGTCGAAGAAGGCGGAGCCGAAATTGCGATCGGTCAGAAGCATCGTGATTCCGCCAGCCAAGACCGGAACCGACAACAATAGCAGGAACGACGTCACCAGGATTGACCAGACATAGAGCGGCATCTTGTGGAAAGTCATGCCTGGTGCGCGCATGTTGAAGATGGTCGTAATGAAGTTGATCGCCCCGAGGATGGAGGAGATTCCCGCCAGGTGAATCGAGAGGATTACGAAGTCCATCGCAATTCCTGGACTTCCCTTCGTGGATAGTGGCGCGTACGCAGTCCACCCCGTTCCCGCCCCTTCAGTTCCGGGTGCGCCGGGCACGAAGAGCGATGCCAACAGGAGCGTGAACGCGGCCGGGAGAAGCCAGAACGAAATATTGTTCATGCGCGGGAACGCCATGTCGGGTGCGCCCAGCATCAACGGAACCATCCAGTTGCCGAAGCCACCGATCATCGCTGGCATGATGGCGAAGAAGATCATGATCAGTCCATGGCCCGTCACAATGACGTTGAATGCGTCCGGATTGACGAAGATCTGCAGACCTGGATACATGAGCTCTGCGCGCATCGCCATCGACATGAGGCCACCAATCGTACCGCCGACGACCGCGAGGATTAGATACATCGTGCCGATGTCTTTGTGGTTCGTCGAGAAGGCCCAACGTCTCCAGCCATGCGGCCGATCGTCATGTGCGGTACGTTGAGCTTCGGTTTGTGCCATCGACCACTTCCTTCTTCACACTTCATACTATCTATCGTTCGGAGGGAGATTGCGGGTGGACGCATTGGCCCGCAACCTCCCCTTCCAACGCTCCCACAAGACGCTGCGGGAGAGCGCTGTTTACGGATGCCCTCGACGTTCATTAGGATTCGTTCGTAGTTCCTGTTCTATCGCCTCGTGGTCAGCATGGTCGCCCAGACCCGGGTTAGGCGAAAAAAACGGCTCGAGCTTATTGGGAACGCCGTCGAAGGCGGCGGCGTCGACGGGCGGCTCGCGCTTCACGGCGATGTTCGGCCACAGTTCCGCGTACTTCGCGTTCAGATCGAGCCAGCTTTCGAGATTCGCGCCCGTGTCGGGGAAGATGGCTTCGGCAGGACACTCTGGCTCGCAGACTCCACAATCGATGCATTCGTCAGGATGAATGACGAGCATGTTTTCGCCTTCGTAGAAGCAATCGACCGGGCACACCTCCACGCAGTCCATGTATTTACACCTGATGCAGTTGTCCGTGACGACATAGGTCATGGCATACTCCGCGGCAGAGATCCGCCACGCTCCTGAGCGAGCGCTCCTCTCAGCCTCTCGGCGATACGCGTCGCCTTCATGCTGAACGCTGCGGCCAACGGCTCGTCGAACAGCTCACTGCAGGTCTCATCGAAGAGCGCGATCCAACGCGTTAGCAACCTCCGATCCATGCCGTCGAAGCGCAGATGCGCCCCGACGAGCGTCTCGTACTTGTCGCCTTGGGGCGAAATCGCGGCAGCCCAGAAGGCGCGCATTCTGGCCAGGTGGCCGGCCCAATCGCCGACGATCGCACTGTCGATGACGTATTCGAGTTGAGGGTCTCTGCGCACCTTCGCGTAGAACCCGTCCACGAGGCGGGCAACCTCCTCCGCTGTTACGCGGGGTTTCCGAGCGTCGCCGCCAATGCCTCCGGCCTTATCCATTTGACCCAGATCCG encodes the following:
- a CDS encoding NADPH-dependent assimilatory sulfite reductase hemoprotein subunit — its product is MSIESPAAPAADRSRDVSQSLDRLHPDETLKANSDQLRGGIVDGLADPITRAVSPDDQKLMKFHGLYLQDDRDVRDERRRQKLEPAYGFMARVRLPGGVCSPSQWLKLDTLARDYGGGSLRLTTRQTFQFHGVLKHNLRATLQGLRDVLLDTKAACGDDCRGVMCSVNPHLSSLHAEVYALAKRASDHAVPKTGAYKEIWYEEERVAVAGPEEPLYGRTYMPRKFKIGFVVPPINDIDVYAQDLGFIAIIERKRLIGFNIAIGGGMGRIDRNPNSYPRLADVIGFVSVDDLLATIDAVMEVQRDYGDRSDRARARFKYTIDDKGLEWVKAEIEVRLGFELAPAKAFDFASNGDTLGWQQGEDGLQHFTLFIDNGRIRNGPERRLLDGIQAIAHMNAGEFRVTPNQNLMISNLTEQERSQIEGLLGVHGLSELNRGSGLRLNAIACVALPTCGLAMAESERYLPSLITKIEEMLKRHSLYDEPITMRMTGCPNGCARPYICDIGLTGRAPGKYNLYLGGGFHGQRLNQLVLENVGEAAILDKLGGVLADFARDRKRGEHLGDFVLRAGYLGPTQDNSPQARSKKKSKGAR
- a CDS encoding peroxiredoxin; this encodes MSLQLGQIAPDFEQESTEGPIHFHAWLGKSWGLLFSHPKNFTPVCTTELAEVARLKPEWEKRNVKTLGLSVDPLESHAEWAKDIAETQGHGLNFPLLADADKRVATLYDMIHPDSDPTVTVRAVFLIDPTKRIRLILIYPPAAGRNFAEIVRAIDSVQTGDRAKVATPVNWQPGEPVIISPALTNQQAKEHFPQGWRELKPYLRMVDLPD
- the metB gene encoding cystathionine gamma-synthase, which gives rise to MSKSLNPETIAAGNGIALDESFGAVTPPIYLSSTFVFPGFAQSGPTTTRVPPILAAHFLRIRSRDEGGAGAVVTSSGMSAVDLLLSTLEPDTLIVAPHDCYGGTYRLLAARRDRGHFSVVFVDQGDDAALEAAFEQYPALVLIETPSNPLMRVVDIAQIAERAKSFGAKTAVDNTFLSPALQRPISLGADFVIHSTTKYLNGHSDVVGGAIVAADAADVETFATWANITGITGAPFDSYLTLRGLRTLFPRMERQQENAERIARFLDAHPQVAAVHYPGLPSHPGHAIAGRQQAGFGAMLSFELDGGVGAVRRFVESLSVFTLAESLGGIESLVAHPATMTHVGMGETARAAAGITDRLLRLSIGLEAADDLLADLEQAFDVARERVAAL
- a CDS encoding NnrS family protein, whose protein sequence is MNGAQHRGVFDTIFSQGFRPLFFGAGLGAAIAVAIWLSILRGDATLTTSFAPTRWHAHEMLFGAAAAALGGFVLTAIPNWTGRTPVRGTPLVVLVTAWLVGRIALATSAIVGNLQAAVLDLSFLAILFALVVREIVAARIWRHAPAIRPALATS
- a CDS encoding DUF488 domain-containing protein, with protein sequence MPRPWNGPCRRRPRSTPSKRCRVSDNNGSKGERIGRSTGLHDQGQAGLRTPADSDGQRILVDWVWPHGLTKEQLHLHRWAKELAPSAALRKWFGHDAARWDAFCARYHRELDAHPEAVKELVAECLNGPVTLVFGARDVDHNRAVALERYLRSRRKLVPKHHAFPAGLLLMRTRALTRAP
- the ctaD gene encoding cytochrome c oxidase subunit I translates to MAQTEAQRTAHDDRPHGWRRWAFSTNHKDIGTMYLILAVVGGTIGGLMSMAMRAELMYPGLQIFVNPDAFNVIVTGHGLIMIFFAIMPAMIGGFGNWMVPLMLGAPDMAFPRMNNISFWLLPAAFTLLLASLFVPGAPGTEGAGTGWTAYAPLSTKGSPGIAMDFVILSIHLAGISSILGAINFITTIFNMRAPGMTFHKMPLYVWSILVTSFLLLLSVPVLAGGITMLLTDRNFGSAFFDSSHGGDPLLYQHLFWFFGHPEVYIMILGGFGIVSHVVSTFSRKPIFGYLGMVYALVAIGTVGFVVWAHHMFTSGLGPDTQAYFAFASMVIAVPTGIKIFSWVATMWGGSITLRTPLLWALGFIFLFTIGGVTGVVLANAGLDRSLHDTYYVVAHFHYVLSVGAVFAIFAGWYYWCPKMTGYMYSEALGKLHFWLMFLGANIAFFPMHFLGLAGMPRRIADYPDTFAGWNFVASIGAFMAFAGFLVFFVSVANTFWARRRAPANPWGVGATTLEWTVPSPPPFHTFQTLPRIR
- a CDS encoding group III truncated hemoglobin codes for the protein MDKAGGIGGDARKPRVTAEEVARLVDGFYAKVRRDPQLEYVIDSAIVGDWAGHLARMRAFWAAAISPQGDKYETLVGAHLRFDGMDRRLLTRWIALFDETCSELFDEPLAAAFSMKATRIAERLRGALAQERGGSLPRSMP